The following are encoded together in the Bacillus cereus group sp. RP43 genome:
- the polX gene encoding DNA polymerase/3'-5' exonuclease PolX — protein sequence MKVNKKQVIKLLETIGLFMELKGANPFKISAFRKAAAALESDDRSLSEIEDFTKIPGIGKGTAAVIQEYIESGTSEVLQELEKEVPSSLLPLLKLPGLGGKKVAKLYKELGVVDMETLKAVCEENKVQALAGFGKKTEEKILEAIDQVGSRPERLPIAMVLPIAGEIEEKLSNVAEIIRFSRAGSLRRVRETVKDLDFIIATTEPAVVREHLLQFDNMIEVIASGDTKVSVRLQYEYDISIDFRLVKPEEFITTLHHFTGSKDHNVKMRQIAKDRGEKISEYGVEILETGEVKTFETEEAFFAHFGLPFIPPEVREDGKEIELIKEYPNLIQFSDIQGDLHMHTTWSDGAFSIEEMVQACRARGYKFMAITDHSQYLKVANGLTKERLREQAKEIERMNEKYPDITILRGIEMDILPDATLDFDDEVLAELDYVIGAIHSSFSQDRETIMKRLRTALENKHVTMIAHPTGRLLGRREGYDVDTDLLIQLAKETNTVLELNANPNRLDLSAKLLKQAQDAGVKVAINTDAHTLEMLEDMETGVAAARKGWIQKDNVINTWDIERLLDYIKRNK from the coding sequence ATGAAAGTGAATAAAAAACAAGTTATCAAATTACTAGAGACAATCGGCCTGTTTATGGAACTGAAGGGCGCGAATCCATTTAAAATATCTGCATTCCGTAAAGCGGCGGCAGCACTAGAAAGTGATGACCGTAGTCTTTCTGAAATTGAAGATTTCACAAAGATTCCAGGTATCGGAAAAGGAACGGCAGCAGTTATTCAAGAATATATAGAATCGGGAACATCTGAAGTACTACAAGAACTTGAAAAAGAAGTACCAAGCAGTTTATTACCACTATTAAAACTACCAGGCCTTGGTGGTAAGAAGGTGGCTAAGTTATACAAAGAACTTGGTGTTGTTGATATGGAAACGTTAAAAGCTGTTTGTGAAGAAAATAAAGTACAAGCTTTAGCGGGATTCGGTAAGAAAACAGAAGAGAAAATATTAGAAGCAATTGATCAAGTAGGCTCTCGTCCAGAGAGGTTACCAATTGCGATGGTATTGCCTATTGCCGGGGAAATAGAGGAGAAATTGTCGAATGTTGCTGAAATAATTCGTTTCTCACGCGCTGGTAGTTTACGCCGTGTTCGTGAGACAGTGAAAGACTTAGATTTCATCATTGCAACGACAGAGCCAGCAGTAGTACGTGAACATTTACTACAATTTGATAATATGATTGAAGTGATTGCAAGTGGAGATACGAAAGTATCTGTTCGTCTTCAATATGAATATGATATTTCAATTGATTTCCGCTTAGTAAAACCAGAAGAATTTATTACAACTCTTCACCATTTCACAGGATCAAAAGACCATAACGTAAAAATGCGCCAAATCGCGAAAGATAGAGGCGAGAAAATTAGTGAATATGGTGTGGAAATCTTAGAGACAGGTGAAGTGAAAACATTCGAAACAGAAGAAGCATTCTTCGCCCACTTTGGCCTTCCATTCATCCCACCAGAAGTGCGTGAAGATGGAAAAGAAATTGAATTAATTAAAGAGTATCCGAACTTAATTCAGTTCTCTGATATACAAGGTGATTTACATATGCATACAACGTGGAGTGACGGTGCTTTTTCAATTGAGGAAATGGTACAAGCATGTCGTGCTCGTGGGTATAAATTTATGGCAATTACTGATCACTCGCAATACTTGAAAGTAGCGAACGGTTTAACGAAAGAGCGTCTTCGTGAACAAGCGAAAGAAATTGAACGTATGAATGAAAAGTATCCAGACATTACAATTTTGCGCGGAATCGAAATGGACATTTTACCAGATGCGACACTTGATTTTGACGATGAAGTATTAGCAGAACTAGATTATGTTATTGGAGCGATTCATTCTAGCTTCTCACAAGACCGTGAAACGATTATGAAACGTCTTCGCACTGCACTTGAGAATAAGCATGTCACGATGATTGCTCATCCGACAGGACGTCTTCTTGGGCGCCGCGAGGGTTACGATGTAGATACAGATTTATTAATCCAGCTCGCAAAAGAAACAAATACAGTTTTAGAATTAAATGCAAATCCAAACCGTCTAGATTTAAGTGCAAAATTATTAAAACAAGCACAAGATGCGGGTGTAAAAGTAGCGATTAATACGGATGCTCATACACTTGAAATGTTAGAAGATATGGAAACAGGTGTAGCAGCAGCGCGTAAAGGTTGGATTCAAAAAGATAACGTAATTAACACATGGGATATTGAACGTTTATTAGACTATATTAAACGTAATAAGTAA
- a CDS encoding endonuclease MutS2 yields the protein MLERTLRVLEYNKVKEQLLEHTASSLGRDKVKNLVPSTDFEEIVELQETTDEAAKVIRLKGHVPLGGISDIRSNIKRAKIGSMLSPHELIEIASTMYGSRQMKRFIDDMIDNGVELPILETHVAQIVSLYDLEKKITNCIGDGGEVVDSASDKLRGIRNQIRTAESRIREKLENMTRSSNSQKMLSDAIVTIRNERYVIPVKQEYRGVYGGIVHDQSASGQTLFIEPQVIVELNNALQEARVKEKQEVERILMMLTEEVAMEADIVLSNVEVVANLDFIFAKALYAKRIKATKPIVNNERYMDLKQARHPLINPEIIVPNNIMLGKDFTTIVITGPNTGGKTVTLKTVGICVLMAQSGLHIPVMDESEICVFKNIFADIGDEQSIEQNLSTFSSHMVNIVDILEKADFESLVLFDELGAGTDPQEGAALAISILDEVCNRGARVVATTHYPELKAYGYNREQVINASVEFDVNTLSPTYKLLIGVPGRSNAFEISKRLGLSDRVIDRARNHISTDTNKIENMIAKLEESQKNAESERKEAEEYRKQSEKLHRELQRQIIEFNDERDEKLLKAQKEGEEKVEAAKKEAEGIIHELRQLRKAQLVNVKDHELIEAKSRLEGAAPELVKKQKINVKNTAPKQQLRPGDEVKVLTFGQKGQLLEKVSDTEWSVQIGILKMKVKESNMEYINTPKQTEKKAVASVKGRDYHVSLELDLRGERYEDAMMRVEKYLDDAQLASYPRVSIIHGKGTGALRQGVQDYLKKHRGVKTYRYGDMGEGGLGVTVVELK from the coding sequence ATGTTAGAACGAACGTTGCGTGTATTAGAATACAATAAAGTAAAAGAACAATTACTTGAACATACAGCCTCTTCACTTGGGCGTGATAAAGTGAAGAATTTAGTGCCAAGCACAGATTTTGAAGAGATTGTGGAACTGCAAGAAACAACGGATGAGGCAGCGAAAGTTATCCGTTTAAAAGGACATGTACCACTTGGAGGGATCTCTGATATTCGTTCAAATATTAAGCGTGCGAAAATTGGAAGTATGTTAAGTCCTCATGAATTAATTGAAATCGCAAGTACGATGTACGGTAGTCGCCAAATGAAACGTTTCATTGACGATATGATTGACAACGGCGTTGAGCTTCCAATTTTAGAAACACATGTCGCGCAAATTGTGTCTTTATATGATTTAGAAAAGAAGATTACAAATTGTATTGGTGACGGCGGTGAAGTAGTCGATAGCGCAAGTGACAAATTGCGTGGTATTCGTAACCAAATTCGTACTGCGGAAAGCCGTATTCGTGAGAAATTAGAAAACATGACGCGTTCTTCAAACTCGCAAAAAATGTTATCAGACGCAATTGTAACGATTCGTAACGAACGCTACGTAATCCCGGTAAAACAAGAATACCGCGGCGTATATGGTGGTATTGTTCACGATCAATCTGCTTCTGGACAAACGTTATTTATCGAACCGCAAGTAATCGTGGAATTAAATAACGCACTTCAAGAAGCACGTGTGAAAGAAAAACAAGAAGTAGAACGCATTTTAATGATGTTAACGGAAGAAGTAGCAATGGAAGCTGATATCGTTCTATCAAACGTAGAAGTAGTTGCAAATCTTGATTTTATTTTTGCAAAAGCTCTTTATGCGAAGCGAATTAAAGCGACGAAGCCAATCGTAAATAATGAACGCTACATGGATTTAAAACAAGCACGCCATCCGCTTATCAATCCGGAAATTATCGTACCAAATAACATTATGCTCGGTAAAGACTTTACAACAATCGTTATTACAGGACCGAATACAGGTGGTAAAACAGTTACACTGAAAACAGTCGGTATTTGTGTCTTAATGGCGCAATCTGGTCTTCATATTCCGGTAATGGATGAATCAGAGATATGTGTATTTAAAAACATCTTTGCTGATATCGGTGATGAGCAATCGATTGAACAAAATTTAAGTACATTCTCTTCTCATATGGTAAACATTGTAGATATTTTAGAAAAAGCTGATTTTGAAAGTTTAGTCCTATTTGATGAATTAGGTGCTGGGACAGATCCGCAAGAAGGGGCTGCACTAGCAATTTCAATTTTGGATGAAGTATGTAACCGTGGTGCTCGCGTTGTTGCAACGACGCATTACCCAGAATTAAAAGCATATGGATACAATCGTGAGCAAGTTATTAATGCGAGCGTTGAGTTCGATGTGAATACATTAAGTCCAACGTACAAATTATTAATAGGTGTACCAGGACGTAGTAACGCCTTTGAAATTTCGAAGCGCCTTGGTTTGTCTGATCGCGTTATTGATCGCGCTCGTAACCATATTAGTACAGATACGAACAAAATCGAAAATATGATTGCAAAGCTAGAAGAAAGCCAAAAAAATGCAGAGAGCGAACGAAAAGAAGCGGAAGAATATCGTAAGCAATCTGAAAAACTTCATCGTGAATTACAGCGTCAAATTATTGAATTTAACGATGAGCGCGATGAAAAATTATTAAAAGCGCAAAAAGAAGGGGAAGAAAAAGTCGAAGCTGCGAAGAAAGAAGCAGAAGGCATTATTCATGAACTTCGTCAATTGCGTAAAGCACAGCTTGTAAATGTGAAAGACCATGAGCTTATTGAAGCGAAGAGCCGTTTAGAAGGGGCAGCGCCAGAGCTTGTGAAGAAACAAAAAATAAATGTGAAAAATACAGCACCGAAACAACAATTACGACCAGGTGATGAAGTAAAAGTGTTAACGTTCGGTCAAAAAGGTCAATTGCTTGAAAAAGTAAGTGATACAGAGTGGAGCGTACAAATTGGTATTCTGAAGATGAAAGTGAAAGAATCCAATATGGAATACATTAATACACCGAAGCAAACTGAGAAAAAAGCAGTCGCAAGTGTGAAGGGTAGAGATTATCACGTGTCGTTAGAGCTAGACCTTCGCGGTGAACGTTATGAAGATGCAATGATGCGCGTTGAAAAATATTTAGACGATGCACAGCTTGCAAGCTATCCTCGTGTGTCAATTATTCACGGTAAAGGAACAGGAGCGCTTCGCCAAGGTGTACAAGATTACTTGAAGAAACATCGCGGCGTGAAAACCTACCGCTACGGTGACATGGGCGAGGGAGGCCTAGGTGTAACAGTTGTTGAATTAAAATAG
- a CDS encoding 23S rRNA pseudouridine(2604) synthase RluF has translation MKINQYISEAKSCSRRETDRLIKAGRVAINGEICTHGTIVSDGDIVTIDGQVIAKEEKEKVYIAFHKPVGITCTAADHIEDNIIDYINYPERIFPVGRLDKASEGLILLTDDGTIANQILHGDHEHEKEYVVTVDKPFTDWFINEMSSGVKIKDGMTKPCKVTRVDQSTFRIVLTQGMNRQIRRMSRAFGFTVTKLKRERIMNIELNELEVGKWRNITAEELEILIGQL, from the coding sequence ATGAAAATCAACCAATACATAAGCGAAGCAAAATCCTGCTCAAGACGTGAAACAGACCGTCTTATTAAAGCAGGCCGCGTGGCTATTAACGGTGAAATATGTACACACGGTACAATCGTGAGCGATGGTGATATTGTAACGATTGATGGACAGGTTATTGCAAAAGAAGAGAAAGAAAAGGTGTATATTGCCTTTCATAAACCAGTCGGAATTACTTGTACAGCAGCTGATCATATTGAAGATAATATTATTGATTATATCAATTACCCAGAGCGAATCTTTCCTGTTGGACGATTAGATAAAGCGTCGGAAGGACTTATTCTATTAACGGATGACGGCACGATTGCCAATCAAATTTTACACGGAGATCATGAGCACGAGAAAGAATATGTTGTCACAGTCGATAAACCTTTTACAGATTGGTTTATTAACGAGATGTCCAGTGGTGTAAAGATTAAAGATGGGATGACGAAGCCATGTAAAGTGACGAGAGTCGATCAATCTACATTTCGCATCGTCTTAACGCAAGGAATGAATAGACAAATTCGTAGAATGAGCCGTGCTTTCGGGTTTACTGTAACAAAGCTAAAGCGAGAACGCATTATGAATATAGAGCTAAATGAGCTTGAAGTAGGAAAATGGCGAAACATTACAGCGGAAGAATTAGAAATATTAATAGGTCAGTTATAG
- the brnQ gene encoding branched-chain amino acid transport system II carrier protein: MKSSLKFSEMFAISLMLFALFFGAGNMIFPPALGQGAGTDVWIALFGFIVTGVGLPLLGVIVIALKGDINELAGRVHPIFALVFITAIYLCLGVFVSVPRTGTVAYEMSVAPFLPSEIAGQSYPLVIFTLIYFAVTFYLALNPSKLVGRIGKVLTPILLAVIAIIVGKALITPIGEFGAPTEAYSAPLFKGFIDGYLTLDGLAALVFGNVVINALKGKGITNKNSIAKVTIFAGFIAALGLLLVYLALAYLGASSVSLGMGVNGGIILTNVVNHLFGSYGTLLLGIAITAACLTTSVGIVAACGEYFSSLLPKLSYQKVVFIFCVLAFMVANLGLTQLNALALPILIAIYPIGIVLIVLSLVENYVRLPLSMYVGGIVGAFAISFFDGLHNANLQIAALAPILDKVPLYSVGIGWLVPAIVGVAIGYVISMFKKQEVAVEK; this comes from the coding sequence ATGAAATCATCTTTAAAGTTTTCTGAGATGTTCGCAATAAGTTTAATGCTATTTGCACTATTTTTTGGCGCAGGTAATATGATTTTCCCACCAGCGTTAGGACAAGGTGCTGGAACTGATGTATGGATTGCGTTGTTTGGTTTTATCGTAACAGGCGTTGGATTGCCTTTATTAGGGGTAATTGTTATAGCTTTAAAGGGAGATATTAATGAGCTAGCGGGACGTGTACATCCTATATTCGCACTTGTTTTTATCACTGCAATTTATTTATGTTTAGGCGTATTCGTAAGTGTTCCACGTACAGGAACAGTTGCTTACGAAATGAGTGTTGCACCGTTTTTACCAAGTGAAATAGCTGGTCAATCATATCCACTTGTTATCTTTACACTTATTTACTTTGCAGTAACGTTCTATTTAGCTTTAAACCCATCGAAATTAGTGGGACGCATCGGTAAAGTGTTAACTCCAATTTTGTTAGCTGTTATTGCAATTATCGTAGGTAAAGCACTTATTACACCAATTGGAGAATTTGGTGCACCGACAGAAGCGTATAGTGCTCCGCTCTTTAAAGGCTTTATTGATGGGTATTTAACTTTAGATGGACTTGCAGCACTTGTATTCGGAAATGTTGTAATTAATGCTTTAAAAGGAAAAGGCATTACAAATAAAAATAGTATTGCGAAAGTAACAATCTTTGCAGGATTTATTGCAGCGCTTGGTTTATTACTTGTGTATTTAGCACTTGCTTACCTTGGTGCTTCTAGCGTTTCACTTGGAATGGGAGTGAACGGGGGAATTATTTTAACAAACGTCGTTAATCATTTATTTGGTAGTTACGGAACTTTATTACTTGGTATCGCAATTACAGCAGCATGTTTAACAACTTCTGTAGGTATTGTTGCTGCTTGTGGAGAATACTTTTCTTCCTTATTACCGAAGCTTTCATATCAAAAAGTTGTTTTCATTTTCTGTGTATTAGCATTTATGGTAGCAAATCTTGGTTTAACTCAGTTAAACGCATTAGCATTACCAATCTTAATCGCAATTTATCCAATTGGGATCGTACTTATTGTATTGTCACTCGTTGAAAACTATGTTCGTCTTCCATTATCGATGTATGTAGGCGGTATTGTAGGAGCGTTCGCGATTAGCTTCTTTGATGGATTACACAATGCGAATCTTCAAATTGCGGCATTAGCACCTATTTTAGATAAGGTTCCATTATATAGTGTAGGGATTGGTTGGTTGGTTCCCGCTATAGTTGGTGTAGCGATTGGTTATGTAATTTCTATGTTCAAGAAACAAGAAGTTGCTGTAGAAAAATAG
- the isdC gene encoding heme uptake protein IsdC produces MRKFSVLPAFIITLVCMLAFLVMPSGQASAKLADGTYDINYVIKKAEDDSASMANDYFEKPAKLIVKNGEMRVQIPMNHSAWITEFKAPENGNFVDSKVISKDEAADKRTVEFKVDDLSKPLGVKIHVVVPSANYDHHYTIRFAFDANVKAVGGDNNAAAVTKTDDQTKKDGQVKEEQKKEESKETHKDANKGTNESGKAEKIDNPKTGDDARIGLFAALLLISGVFLIRKVKLNK; encoded by the coding sequence ATGAGAAAGTTTTCAGTATTACCCGCATTTATTATAACGTTAGTATGTATGCTAGCTTTTCTCGTAATGCCATCTGGACAAGCTTCAGCAAAATTAGCTGACGGTACTTACGATATTAACTACGTTATCAAAAAGGCGGAAGATGATTCGGCTTCAATGGCAAATGATTATTTTGAAAAACCAGCTAAGTTAATTGTAAAAAATGGTGAGATGAGAGTACAAATTCCAATGAATCATAGTGCTTGGATTACAGAATTCAAAGCACCAGAGAATGGTAATTTCGTTGATTCAAAAGTAATTAGCAAGGACGAAGCAGCAGATAAAAGAACGGTTGAATTTAAAGTTGATGATTTATCTAAACCGTTAGGAGTAAAAATTCATGTTGTTGTACCAAGTGCAAACTACGACCATCATTACACAATTCGTTTTGCATTTGATGCAAACGTAAAAGCTGTAGGTGGCGATAACAATGCAGCAGCTGTAACAAAAACGGATGATCAAACTAAAAAAGATGGACAAGTAAAAGAAGAGCAAAAGAAAGAAGAGAGTAAAGAAACACACAAAGATGCAAATAAAGGAACAAATGAAAGTGGCAAGGCTGAAAAAATAGATAACCCAAAAACAGGTGATGATGCCCGCATTGGATTATTTGCAGCGTTACTTCTTATTTCAGGCGTTTTCTTAATTCGTAAAGTGAAGCTAAATAAATAA
- a CDS encoding NEAT domain-containing protein, translating to MFKQFKMIIAVFAVLFTFIATLGLQDAKAATQLTDGKYNIAFTVWKGDKDEASRMNGYFESPATLTVKNGKQYVSFKVKDSASIKSVQVEKDGQFVETTVLSENKKENTRVVELEVDDLSKKLNGKVKINIPIINYNASYDIRFVFDGNSIK from the coding sequence ATGTTTAAACAATTTAAAATGATTATTGCTGTATTTGCTGTTTTATTTACGTTTATCGCAACACTAGGTTTACAAGATGCAAAAGCTGCTACCCAATTAACTGATGGAAAGTATAATATTGCTTTTACTGTGTGGAAAGGCGATAAAGATGAAGCATCTAGAATGAATGGTTATTTTGAAAGCCCAGCAACATTAACAGTTAAAAATGGAAAACAATACGTTTCATTTAAAGTGAAAGATAGTGCTTCTATTAAGAGTGTACAAGTGGAGAAAGATGGCCAATTTGTAGAAACAACTGTGTTAAGTGAAAACAAAAAAGAGAATACTAGAGTCGTAGAATTGGAAGTCGATGACTTGTCAAAAAAACTAAACGGCAAGGTGAAAATTAACATCCCAATTATTAATTATAACGCTTCATATGATATTCGTTTTGTATTTGATGGGAACAGTATTAAATAA